A genomic stretch from Gemmatimonas sp. includes:
- a CDS encoding bifunctional homocysteine S-methyltransferase/methylenetetrahydrofolate reductase, with protein MKSATEHPTNTPDTANGATDPRPRAELLARLLDPEQVIMFDGAMGTMLYARGVFINQCYDELVLRSPDLVREIHAAYVKAGAEVLETNTFGANRAKLTQYGLEGQVTAINTRAAQLAREAAGEHRLVSGAVGPLGVRLEPYGPTSKDEARGLFREQMFALKAGGADCFLLETFTDLEELEQAILAAREVDAGMPVIAQATVGPDLRTSFGASPEDIARVLDRWGVDVIGLNCSVGPQTILEAIERMATVTTRKLSAQPNAGMPRDVGGRSMYMASPEYMATYARHLIQAGAKIVGGCCGTTPDHIKAMVEGVRPLAPRTRAIVQHDETGAVRDELVGRTPVPLAQRSRFGAKIANGQFVTSVEIVPPRGVDTVKLELDAAALHKAGVDAINVPDGPRAQSRMGAIATSLIIERHGIEAVTHYCCRDRNLLGMLSDLLGASALGLRNMLLITGDPPKMGPYPDATAVFDIDAIGLTNLVSKLNRGLDPGNNPIGEPTRFVVGVGVNPAAIDPAHELKRFHWKVEAGAEYAITQPVFDPAQLEHFLTSIDDVRIPVVAGIWPLVSARNAEFLANEVPGVTVPKEVLDRMRRANDKSKEHALAEGIAIARESLERVRGSVQGVQVSAPFGRIELALEVFG; from the coding sequence ATGAAGAGCGCCACAGAGCACCCGACAAACACGCCTGACACCGCGAATGGTGCCACGGACCCGCGCCCTCGCGCCGAACTCCTGGCCCGGCTGCTCGATCCCGAGCAGGTCATCATGTTCGACGGGGCAATGGGCACGATGCTGTACGCACGTGGCGTGTTCATCAACCAGTGCTACGACGAGCTCGTGCTGCGTAGCCCCGATCTCGTGCGTGAGATCCACGCGGCGTATGTGAAAGCGGGCGCCGAGGTACTGGAAACGAACACGTTCGGTGCCAACCGCGCCAAGCTCACGCAGTATGGGCTCGAGGGGCAGGTCACCGCCATCAACACGAGGGCCGCCCAGCTCGCGCGCGAAGCGGCGGGCGAGCACCGCCTCGTGTCAGGAGCGGTGGGACCGCTCGGCGTACGCTTGGAGCCCTACGGCCCCACCAGCAAGGACGAGGCGCGCGGTCTGTTCCGCGAGCAGATGTTCGCGCTGAAAGCCGGTGGTGCCGACTGTTTCCTGCTGGAAACGTTCACCGATCTGGAGGAGCTGGAGCAGGCCATTCTGGCGGCCCGTGAGGTCGATGCCGGCATGCCGGTGATCGCGCAGGCCACGGTTGGCCCCGATTTGCGGACGTCGTTCGGTGCAAGCCCGGAAGACATTGCGCGCGTGCTCGATCGCTGGGGCGTAGATGTGATCGGTCTGAACTGCTCGGTGGGGCCTCAAACGATTCTGGAAGCGATCGAGCGCATGGCCACCGTGACCACGCGCAAGTTGTCGGCGCAGCCGAACGCCGGAATGCCGCGCGATGTGGGCGGCCGCTCGATGTACATGGCGAGCCCGGAGTACATGGCCACGTACGCTCGCCACCTGATTCAGGCGGGCGCCAAGATCGTGGGTGGTTGCTGCGGCACTACGCCCGATCACATCAAGGCAATGGTGGAGGGTGTGCGACCGCTGGCGCCTCGCACGCGGGCAATCGTGCAACACGATGAGACGGGTGCCGTTCGCGACGAACTGGTGGGACGCACGCCGGTGCCACTGGCGCAGCGCTCGCGGTTCGGCGCCAAGATCGCCAACGGCCAGTTCGTCACGTCTGTGGAGATCGTGCCGCCGCGTGGTGTCGACACGGTGAAGCTGGAGCTCGATGCGGCGGCGTTGCACAAGGCTGGAGTCGATGCCATCAACGTGCCCGATGGACCACGGGCGCAGAGCCGCATGGGTGCGATCGCCACGAGTCTCATCATCGAGCGACACGGCATCGAAGCGGTCACGCACTACTGCTGTCGCGATCGCAATCTGCTGGGCATGCTCAGCGACCTGCTCGGCGCGTCGGCGCTCGGGCTGCGCAACATGCTGCTGATCACCGGCGATCCGCCGAAGATGGGCCCATATCCGGATGCCACGGCGGTGTTCGACATCGACGCGATCGGCCTCACGAACCTGGTGAGCAAGCTGAATCGCGGGCTCGACCCGGGAAACAACCCCATCGGCGAGCCCACGCGCTTCGTGGTGGGCGTGGGCGTGAATCCGGCGGCCATCGACCCGGCGCATGAACTGAAGCGTTTTCACTGGAAGGTCGAGGCCGGCGCCGAGTATGCGATCACGCAGCCGGTATTCGATCCAGCGCAGCTGGAGCATTTCCTGACCAGTATCGATGATGTGCGCATTCCGGTGGTCGCGGGAATCTGGCCGCTGGTGTCAGCGCGGAATGCGGAGTTTCTGGCGAACGAAGTACCTGGGGTGACGGTGCCGAAGGAAGTGCTTGACCGTATGCGAAGGGCGAACGACAAGAGCAAAGAGCACGCGCTGGCGGAAGGCATCGCGATCGCGCGGGAGTCGTTGGAGCGCGTGCGCGGATCGGTACAGGGTGTGCAGGTCAGTGCGCCGTTCGGACGTATCGAGCTTGCCCTTGAAGTGTTCGGATAG
- the asnB gene encoding asparagine synthase (glutamine-hydrolyzing): protein MCGISGTIRFRGTVDRHLIERQRDTMVHRGPDSSGLWCSADERVGFGHRRLAIIDLSPGGHQPMIDSETGTVITFNGEIYNYVELRDRLRAKGHLFRTHSDTEVILAAYREWGIDCVPHLGGMFAFALYDESKQRVLLARDRAGEKPLFYRVNDEQFTFASEAKALLADPSCPRRLRAQSLNEYLAYGYVSGENTMFADIRRVAPAGRVVINLATGAIAHDSYWTLPRTASAASSADPEALVEELHELLKASVRRQLMADVPIGVLLSGGVDSSIVTAIAAEVSGSRIRTFTARFPGHSGFDEGPYARMVADHLGTEHIELEAKAADASLLQSLVAQFDDPISDSSMIPTFLVSQEIRKHATVAIGGDGGDELFGGYHKYPVQVQAERLRAVLPRGVRRFAAYAAESILPVGTPGRGFAKSLAGTAGDGLANSGRIFRADERARLTDALRPLDQQLLLAPEMLRSRAFEDRKTALQRATALDFSTYMVDDVLVKVDRSSMLSSLEVRAPLLDIDVIEFAFSRVPDSLKADRSNRKLILRRLGEQLLPKRLDLTRKQGFSVPMDSWMKHEWRDQLDGAQAQTHGLISPAAFKTYRGRLDAGLPIGERLYSLLFIQLWSERFAVTDVV, encoded by the coding sequence ATGTGTGGTATTAGCGGCACGATCCGTTTTCGCGGCACCGTGGATCGCCATCTCATTGAGCGCCAGCGTGACACGATGGTGCACCGCGGGCCGGATTCGAGTGGCCTCTGGTGTTCGGCTGATGAGCGCGTGGGCTTCGGCCACCGTCGCCTGGCGATCATCGACCTGTCGCCGGGCGGCCATCAGCCGATGATCGACAGCGAGACGGGCACGGTCATCACCTTCAACGGTGAGATCTACAACTATGTCGAGCTCCGTGATCGACTACGCGCGAAGGGCCATCTGTTCCGTACGCACTCGGATACAGAAGTCATTCTCGCGGCGTACCGGGAATGGGGCATCGACTGCGTCCCCCACCTCGGCGGAATGTTCGCGTTCGCCCTGTACGACGAATCCAAGCAGCGCGTGTTGCTGGCGCGCGACCGCGCGGGCGAGAAGCCGCTCTTCTATCGCGTGAACGATGAGCAGTTCACGTTTGCCAGCGAAGCCAAGGCGCTGCTGGCGGACCCGAGCTGCCCGCGTCGCCTGCGCGCGCAATCTCTCAACGAATATCTCGCATACGGATACGTGTCGGGCGAAAACACGATGTTCGCCGATATCCGTCGCGTAGCACCGGCTGGGCGGGTTGTCATCAACCTCGCAACCGGCGCGATCGCACACGACAGCTACTGGACTCTGCCACGTACGGCGTCGGCAGCATCGTCGGCGGATCCGGAGGCGCTCGTTGAGGAACTTCACGAGCTGCTTAAGGCGTCGGTGCGTCGCCAGCTGATGGCCGACGTCCCCATCGGCGTGTTGCTCAGTGGCGGCGTTGACTCGAGCATCGTCACCGCTATCGCCGCCGAGGTCAGTGGAAGCCGCATTCGTACGTTCACCGCACGTTTTCCGGGGCACAGCGGCTTCGACGAAGGCCCGTATGCGCGGATGGTGGCCGATCATCTGGGCACGGAGCACATCGAGCTTGAGGCGAAGGCGGCGGATGCCTCGCTGCTTCAGTCGCTGGTCGCGCAGTTCGATGATCCGATTTCAGACTCGTCGATGATTCCGACGTTCCTGGTGTCACAGGAAATCCGGAAACATGCGACCGTCGCGATCGGTGGAGACGGCGGTGATGAGCTGTTCGGGGGATATCACAAGTACCCGGTTCAAGTGCAGGCCGAGCGGCTGCGGGCAGTTCTTCCTCGTGGGGTCCGGCGATTCGCAGCGTACGCAGCCGAGAGCATTCTTCCTGTCGGCACTCCCGGTCGCGGCTTTGCCAAGTCTCTCGCCGGTACGGCAGGCGACGGACTCGCGAACTCTGGGCGAATATTCCGTGCGGATGAGCGCGCGCGCTTGACGGATGCGCTGCGACCGCTCGACCAACAGCTGCTTCTAGCACCCGAGATGCTGCGTTCGCGCGCATTCGAGGACCGTAAGACCGCACTCCAACGCGCGACCGCACTCGACTTCAGCACCTATATGGTCGACGATGTGCTGGTGAAAGTGGATCGCTCGAGCATGCTGTCTTCGCTCGAAGTGCGGGCACCACTTCTCGATATCGACGTGATCGAGTTCGCGTTCTCGCGCGTGCCGGATTCACTGAAGGCCGACCGCAGCAATAGAAAGCTGATCTTGCGTCGACTTGGAGAGCAGCTCCTGCCAAAGCGACTTGACCTTACTCGCAAGCAGGGATTCTCCGTGCCCATGGACTCGTGGATGAAGCACGAGTGGCGCGACCAACTCGATGGCGCGCAAGCGCAGACGCATGGCCTGATCTCTCCGGCGGCATTCAAGA